The genomic window TCTCTTCTATATAAGTTCGGATCGCGACTTCTATCTAATGCCCCTTCAAACTCTTTCAAAGCTTGTACAGTTCCTACTTGCCAAGCTCGTTCAACTGTAGCGGCAATAATTTGAGTTAGAGGGATATTTGGAAAGTTAGGACTGTGATCAGATTCGATGTAATGTCCATCCCTGAGTAAATAAATCCTCAGTTTTTTACTATCGTAAATCCATAGTTCTGGAACTGCGATCGCTTCGTAAGCATCAAGAGTTGTTTTTGATGTCACATCTGTTTCAATTGCCAAATCAGGAGGCGGATCATCTGGTTCTAGTTTGCGACGACCAATCATTCTTTGGTAATTCTGGATGTAGAAGCAAGTATCTGGTTCTACCCCCGCTATATTTTCCCGCTTGAAGGTGGTTGAACCGAAGGGTTCATAACTTTTCCCTGCAATTTTCAGCAAGATTTTTACAATATCCGAAATTAAGTCCTTTGATTTTTCGTGTTCGCGTAGAGGAACCATAATTTCTAAAGTAGACTTGCTGTAAGCAACTCGTAGCGATCGCTTTTCCCCCAGTTCTTGCAAAATAGACTCAAATTCCTCCCAACTGATATCCTGGATATTCACTGTACTACCAGGCGCTAGCCGCATTTGGCTAACAGGTTTAACAACGGGGGATACAGCAGTCATAAACATTTTCTTTATAAAGGAACTATTCTCAAACTTGAGGCGGGATTAGCTTTAGCCTAACCTAATCAGATAGGTTGGAGGCTAGTTGCAAAATTTTCCTCCATTCCCCAAACTCTTTTTCTCTCAGTACCAGCATTTGATAAGTTAGTACATAATCTGAAACAATAACAGTTAATACAAAGAGGGGATTACGTTGAGTCAAAATCCAGATGCCATAGCCCCCCACGGTGGACAGTTGATTAACCGGATCGCCGCACCAGAACAAAGAGCAGAGTTTCTCTCAAAAGCTGACTTTTTGCCGCGAGTGCAACTTGACGATCGCGCCGTTTCTGATCTAGAAATGATTGCGATCGGTGCTTTTAGTCCACTGACGGGTTTTATGAACCAGGAAGACTACGATCGCACTGTTACAGAAATGCGACTAGCTAATGGTCTTGTTTGGTCAATCCCGATTACACTATCAGTAAGCGAAGAAGTCGCTTCCCCATTGCAAGAAGGCGGCTTAATCCGTCTGGATAACTCGATAGGCGAATTTATCGGAGTTTTGCAACTCACGCAAAAATATTACTACGACAAAATCCGCGAAGCAATAAAAGTCTACCGTACTAATGATGTCAATCATCCGGGCGTGCAAGTACTCTATAACCAAGGTACTGTAAATCTGGCGGGTGATATTTGGTTGTTGCAGCGCGAACCTCATCCCCAGTTTCCCACTTACCAAATCGATCCAGCTGCCTCACGGCAACTATTTCAAGACAAGGGTTGGAAAACCATCGTCGGCTTTCAAACTCGCAACCCCATCCACCGCGCCCATGAATATATTCAAAAGTGCGCTTTAGAAATTGTCGATGGTCTATTTTTGCACCCATTAGTCGGGGCGACAAAAGAAGATGATATTGCCGCTGACGTGCGGATGCGCTGCTATGAAATTTTGCTAGAACATTACTACCCCTTAGACCGGGTAACTTTGGCAATTAATCCGGCAGCAATGCGCTATGCTGGGCCTCGTGAGGCAATATTCCATGCTTTAGTCCGCAAAAACTACGGCTGTACTCACTTTATCGTCGGACGGGATCATGCTGGTGTCGGCGACTATTACGGCACTTACGATGCTCAGTATATCTTTGAAGAATTTGCGCCCAGTGAATTGGGCATTGTGCCGATGAAATTTGAACACGCTTTTTACTGCACGCGCACTAAGCAGATGGCAACATCTAAAACCAGTCCCAGCAGGCCAGAAGAACGCATTCACCTATCGGGGACAAAAGTCCGGGAAATGCTGCGGCGCGGTGAGTTACCTCCACCAGAATTTTCCCGTCCTGAGGTGGCGGCAGAGTTGGCGCGGGCAATGCGGATACAAGTATCGGTTTAGGGCATTGGCCAAACAGGGCACTTGTACTGAGCTTGTCCTGAGCGGCTTGCCTTGAGCGAACGCAAGAGCGTCTCTAAGAGTTGCCGAAAGGAACCGACTTGTGCCGACTTGTACTGAGCGGCGTCGTAAAGCCTGCGGCATAGCTACGCTTAGGGCGCAGCCTCTGGTAGAGTTGTATTGGGCATTAGTTATTCTTTCTCACTCTGTTTCCTCATCTCCCCCACTACCCACACTTTGATCAACAAGCAAACAGCATAAACTGTAACTTTACAATACAGAGTTCAGCCCTGTAAGCTGCTAGCTGATGGGCTGAAGGCTGATAGCTAATTATGAAACGGCGCACGTTTTTACACAGAATTGGCTCAATACTCGCGGTATTGGGGCTGACTGAAGCTGAGTGGTTGACTTTGGGAAATCGCTATTATCAGGCTTTGGCAGAACCCAGCCCGCGCAAGTTGGCTTTGTTAATAGGTATTAACGAATACCCAAAAATTCCAGACCTCAGTGGTTGTCTGACGGATGTAGAACTACAAAAAGAACTTTTGATTCACCGCTTTGGCTTCCAAGGGTCAGATATTTTAACCTTAACTGAGGAAGAAGCTAGCAGGGAATTCATTGAGGCGGCTTTTTTGGATCACTTGGGCAAGCAAGCTAAACCCGGTGATGTGGTCCTATTTCACTTTAGCGGCTATGGCAGCCGTGTCAAATTGGAAACATCGCCAGATCCAATGCAAAATGCTCTGGTGGCAGCCAATGTCAGCAAAAAATCACAAGATGAGAAAATAGTCAACTATATATTAGAAGAAACTCTACTGCTATTATTGCGATCGCTCCCCACAGACCGAGTAACAGCAGTATTAGATACTAGCTTTTATGCTCCTAGCACAGTATTAGGATTAAAAATTCGCACCCTTGAGGAGTCACTAGCAAAGTTAGCAGCAGAGGAACTCGACTTTCTCAAACAACTTAAAACTCAAAACTTACCCAGCACTCCGATTGTTTTAGCAGCTACCTCAGAGCCAAAGCAGCCAGCCAGAGAAGGACTTTTTTCTGGTTTTAGTGCCGGGTTATTTACCTACGCCTTGACGCAGTATTTGTGGGAATTCACCCCAGCCACCACAATTAAAGTCGCCCTCTCTCATGTAGAAAATTCTCTATCCAAATTGGGTAGCAAACAGCAACCAGCGTTATTAAGTAATCAGAAAAATCCAGATGTAACGTCTCTACTGCCAGACGGGATCATCGGTGCCCAAGGCGTGGTGAGTGCCATTGAAGAAGACGGCAAAACTGTGCATCTGTGGTTAGCAGGATTACCTCCACAAGTGCTGCTATACTACGGAGTGAATTCTCGATTCACCCTAGAAACAACAGAGCAATTAGTATTGCGATCGCGGACTGGGTTAACTGCAAAAGCCCAAATTTCTAAAATTGAAGGTGCAAATTCCCTCCAAGTCGGGCAACTCGTCCAAGAAGCAGTCCGGGTTTTACCCCGAAATATTAATTTAACAATTGCTCTGGATACTGGATTGGAAAGAATTGAGCGGGTAGACGCTACAAGTGCCTTTGCTGGATTTTCCCATGTATCCACCGTACTATTAGGAGAAAAACCAGCTGATTATCTATTTGCCAAGCAACAGGAAATTCCCAGTCATTATGGTCTATTTTCTCTTGGTGGCGAGCTAATTCCCAATACCACTGAGGAAGTAAAAGAAGCAGTAAAATTAACAGTACAAAAGTTAGCGCCAATATTATCAACCCTGCTTGCAGCCAAGTTATGGCGACTTACAGAAAATCAAGGTTCTTCCCGCTTGGCTCTCAAGGCAACCTTAGAAATAATTAGTGAGATATCGCCTCGCGTCGTCATCCAGCGCCAAACAGCACGAACTTTCAAAACTGAAACTTCGATTAAAAAATCACTCCCCACTCCCGTTGTGCCAGTTGGTAGTCAAATGCAATATCGAGTGGAAAACCAGAGCGATCGCCCAGTATATTTAATCTTGCTAGGATTAAACAATAATCATACAGCAATTGCCTTCTACTCTTGGGACCTCCAAGAACCAAACACTGCGGACACCAAACCCCTCCTCAAACAAGTCGTTATCGCCCCAGGTGAAACCCTTACCCTACCCCAAACTAATGCTGCTTCCGAATGGGTAATTTCAGGGCCAGCTTCTGAGTGCGAACAACAATTGATTTTTAGTACTGCCCCCTTTACTGCAACTCTCGCCGCCTTGAACACTACTAAATATTCCACAGCCGAAGAACAACCGATTGGCCCATTGTTGAATCCATTAGACGTTGCACAAGCCTTGCTACAAGACTTACATAATGCCAGCGCCCTCAAAACGGAGATGAATAGCACAGCAGCCGACTCATATATCTTGGATGTAAATAATTGGGCAAGTTTTAGCTTTAGTTTTCAGGTTGTGTAAACATAGAATTCATTAACTTAGTTGTATATATAACAATTCACTTAGAAAATTGCAACAATATGATCAGGCGATCGCTTCTGAATGATAGAGTCTAACCTCACATAGAATTGGTATAAGTAATAAATTAGACTTTTCAAACAACCTCTAAGAAGTTGGGTATCTGAATACTTTGAAAAATTGACCTTTTGATAAACCATGTACAGATCAATACGCTTGAGTTAGAGCCACATAAAATATATTGCGTAGGTTGGTGAGCCACTGCGCCCTTGCAGTTTCCCGACAAGCCTTGCAAGTGGCGTTTGAGGAACAAAACCCAACCTAAACGGGCATTTGTTAGGTTTCATTTCGTTCAATATAACCTACAATTATTTTGAACTGAACTGTATTAATGTAGAGATGCAAAATTGCACTTCATACCGCCATGCTTTTGTGTATTTACATGGTTTATCTGCCATCATCAAATATCTATAACTTTTGATTATTAAACTTTTTAAATAATTCATTCGCTAGACGGAGGAAAATAAGTAGTTAAATGTCTACTTTATTTATTAGGAGATGGCAATAAAATTTTTGAGGTAAAATATAATGGTTCTTTACAAATTAGAAGATTTTGAGCCTAACTATCGCGATACCTTTGAAGGTCAGGATATTAAGGGGCTTGGGGTTTATACACAAGGAAGTGATGAAAAAATTGGTAGTGTTACCGATGTTTTAGTGGATGAGGAAGGTCATTTCCGCTATCTAGTCGTT from Nostoc sp. UHCC 0926 includes these protein-coding regions:
- the sat gene encoding sulfate adenylyltransferase, with amino-acid sequence MSQNPDAIAPHGGQLINRIAAPEQRAEFLSKADFLPRVQLDDRAVSDLEMIAIGAFSPLTGFMNQEDYDRTVTEMRLANGLVWSIPITLSVSEEVASPLQEGGLIRLDNSIGEFIGVLQLTQKYYYDKIREAIKVYRTNDVNHPGVQVLYNQGTVNLAGDIWLLQREPHPQFPTYQIDPAASRQLFQDKGWKTIVGFQTRNPIHRAHEYIQKCALEIVDGLFLHPLVGATKEDDIAADVRMRCYEILLEHYYPLDRVTLAINPAAMRYAGPREAIFHALVRKNYGCTHFIVGRDHAGVGDYYGTYDAQYIFEEFAPSELGIVPMKFEHAFYCTRTKQMATSKTSPSRPEERIHLSGTKVREMLRRGELPPPEFSRPEVAAELARAMRIQVSV
- a CDS encoding Uma2 family endonuclease; translated protein: MTAVSPVVKPVSQMRLAPGSTVNIQDISWEEFESILQELGEKRSLRVAYSKSTLEIMVPLREHEKSKDLISDIVKILLKIAGKSYEPFGSTTFKRENIAGVEPDTCFYIQNYQRMIGRRKLEPDDPPPDLAIETDVTSKTTLDAYEAIAVPELWIYDSKKLRIYLLRDGHYIESDHSPNFPNIPLTQIIAATVERAWQVGTVQALKEFEGALDRSRDPNLYRRENDDWWLQQC
- a CDS encoding caspase family protein, whose translation is MKRRTFLHRIGSILAVLGLTEAEWLTLGNRYYQALAEPSPRKLALLIGINEYPKIPDLSGCLTDVELQKELLIHRFGFQGSDILTLTEEEASREFIEAAFLDHLGKQAKPGDVVLFHFSGYGSRVKLETSPDPMQNALVAANVSKKSQDEKIVNYILEETLLLLLRSLPTDRVTAVLDTSFYAPSTVLGLKIRTLEESLAKLAAEELDFLKQLKTQNLPSTPIVLAATSEPKQPAREGLFSGFSAGLFTYALTQYLWEFTPATTIKVALSHVENSLSKLGSKQQPALLSNQKNPDVTSLLPDGIIGAQGVVSAIEEDGKTVHLWLAGLPPQVLLYYGVNSRFTLETTEQLVLRSRTGLTAKAQISKIEGANSLQVGQLVQEAVRVLPRNINLTIALDTGLERIERVDATSAFAGFSHVSTVLLGEKPADYLFAKQQEIPSHYGLFSLGGELIPNTTEEVKEAVKLTVQKLAPILSTLLAAKLWRLTENQGSSRLALKATLEIISEISPRVVIQRQTARTFKTETSIKKSLPTPVVPVGSQMQYRVENQSDRPVYLILLGLNNNHTAIAFYSWDLQEPNTADTKPLLKQVVIAPGETLTLPQTNAASEWVISGPASECEQQLIFSTAPFTATLAALNTTKYSTAEEQPIGPLLNPLDVAQALLQDLHNASALKTEMNSTAADSYILDVNNWASFSFSFQVV